In Halobacterium sp. R2-5, the following are encoded in one genomic region:
- a CDS encoding zinc-binding dehydrogenase, whose protein sequence is MRAAAFTDLVGPDGVGLVDRPDPEPGAGEAVVDVEACALNRHDLWILEGDSAMVAADDLPFVSGLDVAGTVRDVGDGVTGVQPGDRVVLCPNETCGTCRFCREGPENLCEEFSLFHGGLAERARVDASRLVALPDSVDATTAAAIPTAYMTAYHMLRRAEVGPGDLVFVPGATGGVGVAAVQLASVFGAETVGTSSSREKLDRVTELGLDHAIRGTDPADLREEVGAVGTPDAVLNHLGGEYTALGQDVLRRGGRMVVCGRTAGGRSEIDIPDLFLGHKRIVGSTMGTQTDLETIVDLVAAGDVAPEVEDTYPLAETGDAFAAMQDRDTVGKLVVTP, encoded by the coding sequence ATGCGCGCCGCAGCATTCACCGACCTCGTCGGACCGGACGGCGTCGGCCTCGTCGACAGGCCGGACCCCGAACCGGGCGCCGGCGAGGCCGTCGTCGACGTGGAAGCGTGCGCACTCAACCGCCACGACCTCTGGATTCTGGAGGGCGACTCCGCGATGGTCGCCGCCGACGACCTGCCGTTCGTCAGCGGCCTCGACGTCGCCGGCACCGTGCGCGACGTCGGGGACGGCGTGACGGGCGTCCAGCCCGGGGACCGCGTCGTGCTCTGCCCGAACGAGACGTGCGGGACGTGCCGGTTCTGCCGGGAGGGCCCGGAGAATCTCTGCGAGGAGTTCTCGCTGTTCCACGGCGGCCTCGCCGAGAGAGCGCGGGTGGACGCCAGCCGACTCGTCGCGCTCCCGGACTCAGTGGACGCGACGACCGCGGCAGCCATTCCGACGGCGTACATGACCGCCTACCACATGCTCCGACGCGCCGAGGTCGGCCCCGGCGACCTCGTGTTCGTGCCGGGCGCGACCGGCGGCGTCGGCGTCGCCGCCGTCCAGCTCGCGAGTGTTTTCGGCGCCGAGACGGTCGGTACGTCGTCCTCGCGGGAGAAGCTCGACCGCGTGACCGAGCTCGGGCTCGACCACGCGATTCGGGGGACCGACCCCGCCGACCTCCGGGAGGAAGTGGGCGCGGTCGGTACGCCGGACGCCGTGCTCAACCACCTCGGCGGAGAGTACACGGCGCTCGGGCAGGACGTGCTCCGGCGCGGCGGCCGGATGGTCGTCTGCGGCCGGACCGCGGGCGGGCGCTCGGAAATCGATATTCCGGACCTCTTCCTCGGGCACAAGCGCATCGTCGGCTCCACGATGGGGACGCAGACCGACCTGGAGACGATCGTCGACCTCGTGGCGGCCGGCGACGTCGCGCCCGAGGTCGAGGACACCTACCCGCTCGCGGAGACCGGCGACGCGTTCGCCGCGATGCAGGACCGGGACACGGTCGGGAAGCTCGTCGTCACGCCCTGA